TTCATCTTGTGGCCCACATTCAGGACAAAGCCCGTAAGTGGGTGGAAGAAAACTTCGACAATCGAAAAAACGCTGCCGCTTTAGCCAATGCACTCCGTGATGCAGTCGGCTTCTGCGACTTCCCTGGCCCGCAGCCCCCAAGGACAAAAAGCGACGCATCCGTTTTGCAAATGCCTGCAAGCCAAGAAGCAGTTCAAGACTATAACCAGCAATCCAGAGCATCGTGAGTAAAGGACATCGCAATCAAGGCGGACGTCAAAACCGTCATTTCGCGCAAAAAATTGAAATCGAGCCACTCTCTGAGGCAGAAATTCTCGAACGCCTTGAGCAAAAGGAAAATCCATTTGTTCTGATCCTTGATGGAGTTCAGGACCCGCACAACCTGGGAGCCTGTCTACGCTCTGCTGATGCTGCTGGTGTGGATTTTGTCTTTGCCCCGAGAAAGCATACCGTCGGAGTTACTGAAACGGTTCGACGAATTGCCTGCGGTGGAGCTGATCGCGTCCCCTACACCCAAGTAGGAAATCTAGGGATGCTTCTCGAGAAACTAAAAAAGATGGGGATCTGGCTGGTGGGAACCGGAGATGAGGAATCCAAGCTCATCTATGAAGTCGATCTGCGTGGACCACTCGGCATTGTCATGGGCTCTGAAGCATCGGGACTGCGTCAAAAGAATGCTGAGAAATGTGATCATTTGGTAAAGATACCGATGCTCGGCTCAACGGATTGCCTGAATCTCTCAGTTGCAACCGGGGTGTGCCTTTTTGAGGCAGTTCGCCAAAGGATTTAAACGCCAATCTGCTGCTTAATGGATTGGTTAAGCATCTGAGTCATCATGGCATAAACTTCATCACGGTCGTATTTTCGTACGATACGTCGAGCAACACTCCGGGGAGGCTCAAAAGGCCAGGCAAATACAGGCTTATAGTATATCTTGGCATTCTCACCTATTGGTCGCCAACGCAGTGGGCTCATTAAAGGAGTAGAATTGATAAAAAAAGTAAGGGTTGGGCATCCAACTGCAGCCGCCAAATGTGCTGGACCACTATCACGTGAGAG
The Rubellicoccus peritrichatus DNA segment above includes these coding regions:
- the rlmB gene encoding 23S rRNA (guanosine(2251)-2'-O)-methyltransferase RlmB, translating into MSKGHRNQGGRQNRHFAQKIEIEPLSEAEILERLEQKENPFVLILDGVQDPHNLGACLRSADAAGVDFVFAPRKHTVGVTETVRRIACGGADRVPYTQVGNLGMLLEKLKKMGIWLVGTGDEESKLIYEVDLRGPLGIVMGSEASGLRQKNAEKCDHLVKIPMLGSTDCLNLSVATGVCLFEAVRQRI